CCCCTCGCGGCCTTCTCATTGGTCCACCTCCCTGCCAACCAGTGCGCAGTTTGTTGGGGCCTCCCTCCGTGCACTCGCCAATACGGATGAGGGCGCTAGCACTGAGGGAAGGCTCTGATGCTACTGGCTGGCTTGCTTGCTTGgttgctttccttctttctttctttttcttttttctttctttctttcttttttttttttttttttaactggggattgaatatccagggacactttaccactgagctaaatccccagcatttctttttttcttttttgttgagaCAAAGTTTTGCTAAactgcatagggcctcactaagctgccgAGGCTGTTCTTAAAcacccaatcctcctgcttcaaactcctgagtggctgggattacagacttgccccactgtgcccagcttgtacTGGCTCTTGACAAGCCAGTCCAATTGTCGGTGTGCACTTCACTGATTTCTTGTCCTGCTACGTCTGGCGGGGAGCCTCTTTCATGTGAGAGTGTTGACTCTGAGCTTCAATTTTCCATCTGTATAGTGAGGGTCATAACAGCTGCTAGGTCAGCCCTGCAAGCATTCACTGTAATGCAAAGCTCACCTACCCCCATCCTCAAAAATTAATCTAATGATGGATGTGTGATGTTTCTAAGATGAGTGTTGAAGAAAAGCCATTATTTTATACCTTTTGTTATCCTGTTGGTATGTCTGTAATAGTCCAGTTTCTCTTCAAAAGTAATTTTGAGAAGAGGGTATCGGGCTTTCTATACACAAGCAGAGATTGTGTGTATAGGGCTGGATATGGGTGACTGCAGATCTGTAGTGGACCCAATCTACGTTTTTGTGTAAAGTTCACCAGCAGAATAGATATCACAGCTGCAGATGCAGAAAAGAGGTATTTGACACTTTTCAGCAAAGAAGCATTCATGCCCTCCAGGACTCTATTAGATTAGTCTGAATAGGATATTTGAGGGAGGGGCAAGGAAAGTCATGTGGGTGTGAGTGGGAAATGGAGGCAGGCAGGTGTGAAATTACATGAGGACTGCTGGAGTAGTAGTTGTGTGATAAGCAAGGGGAATTTTTATACTCCAGATTTTTAATAACAATGAAAGGATTATTCCCCAGATATTAGACTACAAAGATTAGAGAAGCTGAGACCCAGTAATCCAAAGGAATATATGACTGAAAATTGGCTCTCACATGAAAGAGGCTCCCCGCCAGACGTAGCAGGACAAGAAATCAGTGAAGTGCACACGACAATTGGACTGGCTTGTCAAGAGCCAgtacaagctgggcacagtggggcaagtctgtaatcccagccactcaggagtttgaagcaggaggattgggtgTTTAAGAACAGCCTCGGCAGCTTAGTGAGGCCTATGCAGTTTAGCAAAACTTTGtctcaacaaaaaagaaaaaaagaaatgctggggatttagctcagtggtaaagtgtccctggatattcaatccccagttaaaaaaaaaaaaaaaaagaaagaaagaaagaaaaaagaaaaagaaagaaagaaggaaagcaacCAAGCAAGCAAGCCCAGCCAGTAGCATCAGAGCCTTCCCTCAGTGCTAGCGCCCTCATCCGTATTGGCGAGTGCACGGAGGGAGGCCCCAACAAACTGCGCACTGGTTGGCAGGGAGGTGGACCAATGAGAAGGCCGGCGAGGGGGGCATCGAAGACTCGCGAAGCTGCTAGAAGCCGAAGCCGGGTGGTGATTGAGGTGATCTGTGCCTGGCTTGTGGTGACTTTATTCCCCGAGGCCTAACTGCTCCCGCAGTTAACCGGTCTATCATCTCCCCTCGAGCGAGCTTGGCTGCCGGGATTGGCAACATGAGCTCCGCTGACGAGACTTCCCTTCAGGGAGACGGTTTGAGCCAGAACGGTGGGAAACCGGGAGGCGTCCGTcctgcaggccacagagccctACGAGGCCTGGGCCGGGGCCTCGAGTTGAGGCCGCCACGGAGCGGGGAGGGCGAGGGCGGCCTCCTAGACTCCGAGGCCTATGAGTTCAACTTGGAGGCCCCAtgggaggaggtagaggagggaAGGGCGGTGCTTCCGGGCCGCGCAGGCAGGCCTGGCTCCCCAGCTGATGAGAAGGGGGACGCTCTAGACTTCGTGCCCGTGGCTGTGGAGTCTAAGGCCGTTGTGCAGCAGCCTATGGGCCCGGAGCCCCGGGGGAGCCCACAGATACCCATCCCCGGGAAAGCTTCGCCACCGAACTGTCAGGCGTTTGGGTGGACGGCAGAGGCAGGCCCCGGTGGGAGAGCTGCGCTGGCCCCGAGCTGTGTGGAAGCGCNNNNNNNNNNNNNNNNNNNNNNNNNNNNNNNNNNNNNNNNNNNNNNNNNNNNNNNNNNNNNNNNNNNNNNNNNNNNNNNNNNNNNNNNNNNNNNNNNNNNNNNNNNNNNNNNNNNNNNNNNNNNNNNNNNNNNNNNNNNNNNNNNNNNNNNNNNNNNNNNNNNNNNNNNNNNNNNNNNNNNNNNNNNNNNNNNNNNNNNNTGCTGTATCTGGTATGAGCAGGGGGCAGTCAGAACATGTGCTCCGAAGGAAGAAGCAGGGCTGGTGGAAGCTGGTCACCAAGAGTCGAGTTTGTGCCTAGGCAAGGCTCGGTCAATATGCTGCTCTGGGTCAATAGGCTGACCTGGGAGGATGGCCCCTTGCCTCCCAGGACAGAGCATGGTGCCAGAATTCACCCCAGTTGGAACTGACCTGAAGGTCTCCAGTGGCAGGAACTCCAGCCAGAGAGTCTCCGGCCAGCTTCCTCAAGCAGATGTCAATCTTGCTGTGTTTTACCCCTCCAAGGAACAGCTACTCGTGTCAGGGTCTCAGCCACAGCCTAAGGAACCCAGGCCCCCTGCTTAGGGGGAGGTTTGAAGTGGATGATGTTAAGTCCCTCTGCTGCTGATCCTTTCTGGCTCTGAGGTCTACCGTGTGTGTGAAGGTCTGTCTCCCTAAGCCTATCTCATGGGACTTAGAGGAGACACAGAGTGGAAGTCTAGGGAAAGGTGTTCCCAAGCCCGATCCAGTCCACAGCAGGCAGTCCCACTCTCCATCCTCCACAGGAACATCCCACTTGGGTTCAGCTCAGGGCACGGCCATCGCCCAGAGGTGCTCGCTGCTTTAAAGGCAAGGGGAGAACCAGATATTCTGAGGTAGCCTTGTGCATTTGATCCCTCTGGTTTCTGCGCCCTGCCGCCACAGCCTCCATCCCCAAagtcataactttttttttttttttctcaagggcCACCATCTCCAACTCACTGGATGCAAACAGCACATGTggacatacagacacacacacacagacacacagacacacacacctaCACCTTAAAAGCAACATCTTCATTAGTTTGACTTGCTTATTATGCAACCAGCATGTTTGCGATAGGAGATGGAGAACCCCACACTTGTCTCTCTGCActcaaaaatgaatgaatctgtCACTGAGTCTTAGGCACAGCTAGACCAACTATCCATCAGGGACAGTGACATCAGAATATGGAGCTCAGACAAAATCTCATGTGTCCTCAGGAGGCAGTCTGTGAGATTGTGCTTTTCACAATATCATCATGTCCAGGAGGCTCAGTGCCATGGGGGTGCTCAGAAGGTATCTGGATGGGGACCATTCAGGCACACGCAGATCTCTCATCTACATTTGCCCTAGACATGAACTGGACCTTTTCAAACAAGAGCTATGGAGCTGACAGGATCGGAAGGGCTGGTGGACTGACTAGGATATGGGAGGATGTGGACACTCTCGTGCCTGACCATTCATTCCAGGTGCCCGCGGGCAGTTTCCTCTAGGTTGGCCCACAGACCCAGAGCCCCCTCCTATAACCAGAGACAAACCACTTTTCTCCAAGTTACCTGTACCCTTTCATTGTTCTTTCACCCAATGGGCTGTGACCTCTGCCCCAACTCCTCTACTGAAAGAAGAAGGGAAACGTGACAGAATTTGCCCACTGGGCTTCAGAGGTGAGCGGTAAGAGGGAACTAAGGATGATGGGCGATTTCTAGCTGAGCTGTCCCTCTGTGTGGTGACACCTGAGGAAGACAATGATACCAGAAATAGGACTAGGCCTAGGAGGGGGAAGGTGAGCTCAACTGTGCCTCCAAAGCTTATTGAAATCATTCACTCAGGACAGGCCACCAGGGGGAGCCATGGGAGAGATCAAGGATGCTCAGGATGGAAAAGAAGGGTGAGAGGGGAGAAGCAgggcaatggaaaaaaaaaaaaaaaggctgggaaggCAGGGGAACTGGGGCTCTGGATGGGCCTTAATAATTCCTGCTgaaaggggtgggggggtgagaaGGCTAGAATGGGTCCTGCATGACCCTTCCCTCCAGAGGGAAGGACATTAGGAGAGAGCACCAAGAGCGCTGGTGGGCAAAGGGAGGACATGCTAGCAGGACTGGACCCAGGCCACATGGAAACCAAACCCAGGGCACCATGGAGCCTGAACACAGGGCTCCTGCTCAGAGGCCACCCAAGAACACCCGCCTCAGGGACAGGCCCACCACGAAATGCCATGGGTACTGTTCCTAACCTGCTCTGAGATGGGGCAGCTCCCACCCATCTCCTGTCCCCTACAGGCCCCCACCACTCAGAGAGAGGGCAGAACACAGGGACATGAGGGGAACTTTAATTGTGAACTGCAGGGGGCCCTGGCTGAAGAGCCAGAGGGAATGAGCTTGGCCGCTGCTCCTGGGCTTCACAGGTACCAGCAGCTCGCCTCACTGGAAGATGCTTTGTTCGGCCTGACAAGCAGAGCAGAGTCAGGGCCAACCCAGGACCAGTGCAGGCTCACAGCCACCCCCAATCCCCAGATAGCCAGGTTTGTGGGAAAGAGGGATGATAAGCTTGACACTCACTTCAGAAGACCTGGAACTTGTCATCCAGGGACTGCATGACCGCTGAAAGAGAGAGGCATGACCGAGCACTCCAGACACAGGAGTGCAAGAGACTGTCCCCCTGCCTCCCCTTCCCAGCTGCCCCTAGAATCTGAGTCCCCTCCAGCCCCTGTCCGATCAGCCCTGGGAATGACTCCCCCACCTGCCACTGGAACTCAATGTGGAAATGTCTTCTATGACAGAACACGCACCGGCAGTGTTCAAACACTGGGGTGTGGCAGAAGCATCCAAAAAAGTGTTAAACgcaaacaagcaagcaagcatACAAACACCGGACAACAACCATCAAGCAAACCACACCAACCAGCACTTAAAGGGAAAGTAAAGGAGGCATCTCAAAAGGTCCTCAGAGAAGGAGACCTGTGGGACTCAAAGGCAGAGTACATGGAGTTCAGATGATTCACTGCTCTTTGTGCACGGCCCTGGCAGTCAAGGCACAGAAGGCTCCCGGGCCAGGCACAGCAACGTCCAGCCCTGTGATGCTGCCTGTCCCTGCAGCCCCACCCGGCCCCAGACACCTGCACCAGGAGACACTGAGGTCTGCCTCTGCCCCGCCCCTGCCACAGCCCACCCCCCCACTCCAACTCCTCATACCTAGTTGTTCTTTGAGGTCCTCTATTTCTTTCTGTAGAGCCACACACTAGTTACAGAGACAtcggagaaagagaaaagagaatgataTTCTGCTCTCCACTGTCTGCCTCCCTCCACTCGCTCCCACTCCTCAGGTCCCCCATATGCCAGAACCAGGTGACAACACAGGCAGAGGGAAACCTCAGGGGATAGGTGGAGCCCGACGTCCCTGTGGTTCAGGATGCATGGGAGCACCAAAGTCAGCTTAACCTGCACACGCAGCCCACCATCTCAGCGGGAGCCAGCACTCCTAGAAGCCACAGAAAGTGGTACCTGGAGACAGCCCTGTGTTCCGGGTGGCTGTTGCTGCTGCCTTTCTAGAACTGGGTGATGCACAGCTGACTCCTGATCACCTGAAAGAGAACACAAgatccagctctccagcctgcttGGGAAATGGAGAGGACCTGGCTGGGTCTAAAGGGAGGCAGCATCCCCCTCTGCAGGCAGCAAGTTGCACCTGCTCTGCCCCACAGCTCCACCCCTCTCTCTTGGCCCACCTTCTCTGCTACCCAGTGTCAGCCCCAGCTGCCACTGTGGACCCCCCTGTGGCTCCGGGTTGGACACTAACAGAAGTGCAGACACAGCAAGCCCCTGGGAGGAGCCATGTGACTGAACAGGCCCCAATGCAAAAGGCCACGTTCTGTTGCAAGTCTACTTCTGCAGATGGCGTCTGGGGCACTGCTACAAAGCATCCCTTCACATAAACCCCGCACAGGGAATCAAGTGGCCCAAAGCCAGACTTGCTCACACCTAATTTCCTGTGGGAACACTTCCTGCGTAGGACAAAGGCCTGGGATCAAGGCCAGGGTCCCCAGAAGTGATAGAGTAAGAGGGTCCCACCCTTCTCCCCTCCCGTCCAACCCACAACACTCACCAGAGGCAGGGCCTCTGGGGGTGAGGCCTCCCTGACTCAGGTCCAAGGGCTGGGAGCTTGCTGGACGCTGGGGGGCTCTGGTGTTGGGGTCACCACTGTTGAAGTCTCCACGGTGCATGCACAGGCAAGGTGTACCCGGCCGGTGTACTGGACACTAACACAGATTTCTCAGTGACTCGGGTTAGGGGGTGTGCCTGTTGCATATGATTAGGTGCGTACGGGGGATGGGGTGAGGTGGGGAATAAAGGGAGAACTCCAAGGCTCATCTTGTTAGCactgtctccctctctcatccCCAGGCCAGGAGGTGGACCCGGGCCAGGGAGAAGCATGAGGGTCATGGAGAAGGCTCAGGCCTCCTGGGAGAAGTGCTGGGAAGAATGAATCTGGAGGCAGATGGGACTAAACACTCTGCTGTGTGGCCCAAAGTGTAAGGGGACTCCTGTTCATGTTAGCAGCCAGACCTGCTTCCTACCCCAGCCCGtctggggaggaggcaggaaaTGCACAAAGTGTGGCCAACAGGCACCAGCACCTACTAGGTTCTTTGTTGATGTCCGCCCCGACCACAGAGACCCCCAGACAGTGGGGACCCAACGACAACCCGTgaacaagaagcagagagagtaaGGGAAAAGAAGTGTAGGCTGGGTGAGAAGAAAGGCAGAGTGAatggacgaggaggaggaggaggaggaggaggaggaggaggaggaggaggaggagaaagaggaggagggggactgCAAAGGTCTACTCACTTGGGCTGTTGGAACTGAAGCTCTATTTGGGCTATTATCATCACCAGCCACAGGATGGGATTCCTGTGTCTTCTTCGCCATAGATCTCTTTGCAGTGCCACTGTGCTTGGGCTGCTTGGGTTCCAAGGGCACCAAGGAATACCTCTTGGACCTCCCAAACAGGGGAACACCCGGGATTGGGGGAAGGGTGGCCGTTTCCAGAGGAGCGGCTTTGAGTCTCTGCCCCCATATAGGGAAGACTCTGCCCAGGCTAAATTTTGAGCCACCCCCCAGGGATTTCTTCTCCTGGATGGCCTTCTTCCTAGGAGTGGCCCTGGGCAGGCCTCCTGAAGCACAAgtagcaggaggaggaggaggaggatgaggaggaggaggtggaggaggaggaagaggagcaggagcagcagcagcagcagcaacagcagcagctgctgctccAGGGTAGCTGGGCCTGCTCCCTCCCTTGCCCCAGATCACGCTTTGCCTTTTCTTGGAGGAACAGGATGCCAGCTCTCCCAAGGCCTGCCTTTCCATGGCAGAGGTGAGTCGGCCGGGAGCAGAGGTCGGCAGAGAGGTAGGTATTTGAAGGAAATTCCCTCTGGTCCCTACACAGGCGCAGTTGGCTGTGTCTCCCGGTTCCCTGGGGCTGCTGGAACTGGTCTGGCCTCCTTCTTTCGGGCAAAGGCTCACCCTCACCAGCTGTATCTCAGTGAATTCATCTGAAGACTCAGGATCAGAAGGGGGCAACTGGGCTTCCCCACTGCCCATCATCCTAGTTTTGGTGCCTCTCCCGGGGTTCCCCCAGGCCCGTCCCACCTGAGGCCCACTGGGGTGACGCAGAGGGGCAGCAGATGGGGCCTGCAGTGTTTCCAAGGAACCTGGGGCCAGCGCCCATCTCCGGCTGGGGCCCGCCTCTGCGTTAGCCCAAATGGCGGACAGTTCAGCCACCCAGCTCTCCGGGGACAGGTATCTGTGGGCGCCCGGGGTCTCCTGGCCTGTCAGCTGCTGCACGCTGGCCACAGACTCCACAGCGAGGTGGGGCACGAAGTCCAGGACATCCCCCTTCTTATCAGCCATGGAGCCAGGCCTGCCTTCGCCGACCCGCAGCACCGCCCCTCCTGCCTCTAGCTGTTCCCCCTGGGCCTCCAACTCGAACTCATAGCCCTCGGGGTCTGGGAGGCCGCCCTCGCCCTCCCCACTCCGCGGTGGCCCCAGCTCAAGGCCCAGGCCCGGTACCCGTGGGGCTCTGGGGCCTGCACTGGTGACGATGGTGCGCTTCACACCGTCCAGGCCAAAACCGTCTTCCTGAACCGAAGCCTCGTCGATTGAGCTCATGTCGGGCAGGCCTGGCAGCCAGGGTCGAAGACAGAGGATCGCCCCCGTCCGAGCGAGAACAGTTAGGCCTTCGCGAACGCGGTCACCACAGAAGACACATGAGATACCACAAACATCGCGTGGTTTCACGCCTCTTCGATACCGGCATCGCGGCCTTCTCATTGGCCCGGCCCCTCCCCCCTGCCAACCGCCACGCCCCTTATTGGGTCATCAACAGTAGGGACCTGGGTGCTTGGACTGCTGGGAAGTTTCTGGTTCTACTGGCCGTTTCCAAGCCAGTCCCAGCAGCGGAGTTGCCTTGTGGGTGCGCTCTTGCCCACATTCCCGACCCACGCATTCTGGCTGACAGCCTCCTTTCCGATGAGGGCCTCACCTCGGAGCCCCAGTTTCCCATCTGTACAGTGGGGGAAATAATATTGCCTGGATCAGGGTTCAATATAAAGACGGGTATGGAGCACCCAGCACAGGAAGAATTTGCAAATCCCTGTTCCCCAGCAATACCTCCAGACCAAAAGGACAGTGGGTGAGGAGATCCATAGTCAATGGTCAGTGCTCCttgtactactttttttttttttaatgaaggtcATAGAGCAGGTGTTTTGTGACTTGCAATGTGTGGGATCTCCCACTATGGCTGGATTTCCATAGGCAATCAAAATAGCACATGGATGCATGCCCAGGGTACTTTAGTAGCAGTATGTTGTTTGCCCACTCTATCAGAACCTATCCTACTCCCCACACTAGTTAATGTGTAGTAATGGGGATCCCTATGTCAAAGATGCCCCaagagatgttcaacatcactgaTCCTAAAGATACAAACTAAAATCATGAATCAATTTTCGTAGACCACGTTTACAACAGTGAAAGAACATGCAAACCATGGGTGGAAGAGGTTGTGAACAAACTGGTGTTTTTGACATCCACTGGGGGTGTAGGTTGtgtgagggggtggggaggggccagCCAATAGGGAAGCTAATTGAACAGAATGAGCAGGGTGCAAATTCCCGAACTTTCACTCTGTGCCAGCCCTCTCCTTAGCACTGTAGATAAATATTAACTCATCCTCACAGGACAGTCCTAGGTTTAGGAGACCACAGTTGCCACCTTACTAAGGAAAGGAAACAGACTCAGAGCTAAGTTCAGCAAGGGCTGGGCACATCGTCTGGAGAAAAGCTGGTTATGTGTGGTGCACAAAGACACATGCACAAGAAAGTTAGTGAAGGGAATAATCTGGGAATTGGTCAGGGGATGCAGGAATGCAGTGTGAACTGTGTATCCAGTACATGAAAGTGAGGAAGTATCACTATAGTAGGCAGATTTTTGTTCTTTGGGAGACATACCCatgggtgggatagctgggtcatatgggggctccatttctagtcttttgagggaATCCATGTTTCTTTCCCAAGTGGTCATACTCATTTGAATCCCACCAACAACGGACAAACATACCATTTCCTCTACATCTTCACCagcaattatcattatttgtattcttgatgattgccattctaattgggggaagatgaaatctcagggccACCCTGATTCCCATCTCCCAGATTGTTAAGGATGTTGAGCATTGTTTCATATACTGATCGccgtttgtatttcttcttttcagaaatgtctatttagatgtTTTGCCCATTTTATTGAGAGGGTTATTAGCTGTTTTGCTGTAAAGTTTTTCTGactgtttgttttcttcatatattctttttaatcaacttcctgtcagaagagtagtgggcaaagactttctcccaaTCTCCAGGCTCTCTCTTTGGGttcttctttcctttgctgtgcagaagctcctTAATTTTATGCcgtcccacttattgattcttgattttatttcttgggttTTAGGAGCCTTactaaggaagttggtgcctccACCAATATGTTGGAGAGTTGCCCCTACGTTTTTACCAGCAGGTTCACTGTTTCTAGTCTAACTCCTAGGAATTTGATCCaccttgagttgatttttgtggagGCTGGTAGGTAGGGTTCTAGGATCCATTCTTCTACCCGTGCTGTTATGGTTTACATATAAggtgacccccaaaagctcatgtgtgaaacaatgcaaggaGTAGGGCTGAAATGTTTGGGTGATGAGAGCCATAACCCAATTGGTGTGTTAataccctgatagggattaactgagaggtcactaggcaggtagggtgtggctggaggagatgggtcgcTGGGGGGTGATGTACCTTTGGTGTATATTTCTTGGGCTGAGCTTagcctctctctgcttgctgatcatgccctgagctgcttttctccactacacacttctgccatgatgttctgcctcaccttgagtcccaaggaatggagccggctgtcactggactgagacctctgaaactgtgagcccgaaaataaagttttcctccttaaaattgttccaGTCAGGTCTGTTGCTCACAGCAGTAAAGAAAACCTGAATAAAATATATGGACATGCAGtgttcccagcaccgtttgttcaAAAGTCTATCCAGGTGTGCTTTCCGCACCTTTGTCAAGGACCAGATGGCTGTATTCATGTGGCTTCTTTGTCTTTTCTactctgttccactggtcttcctTTATggttttatgccagtaccatgctggtttttgCTCCTATATCTGTAGAGTGTAATTTAAGATCAGGTATTGCTATGGCCCGAGGCTCATTCTTGCTGCTCAGGATTGCTGGGGTATTCTGGGTCTTTAACTCCTCCATCTACATTTCTGGGCTGTTTTGCCTagctctgtgaagaatgtcattggtatattGACGGGGATTGCATTGAGTCTGTAGATGGCTAGGATTGGACCTTACCTTCCAATTGAGGCTGTCAGATGGCATATTTTGAAAATGGTCCTGTATCTCACACCAGGATCAGAGCTGAGTGCAAAAGTAGCCACTGGTCCAGTTTCCGAGTTCTCTCAGGCTAATCCTGCGAACCACCTGCACACCGCCAGGCATACTCTGTTCCTTTCCTAGGCCTGAGTCCACTTGGGTGCAATTTTCCTGTGCCTGTTTCAATCACACCTCACTCTTCCAGAAGCACTCTA
This sequence is a window from Ictidomys tridecemlineatus isolate mIctTri1 chromosome X, mIctTri1.hap1, whole genome shotgun sequence. Protein-coding genes within it:
- the LOC120890747 gene encoding uncharacterized protein CXorf49 homolog isoform X1 — protein: MRRPRCRYRRGVKPRDVCGISCVFCGDRVREGLTVLARTGAILCLRPWLPGLPDMSSIDEASVQEDGFGLDGVKRTIVTSAGPRAPRVPGLGLELGPPRSGEGEGGLPDPEGYEFELEAQGEQLEAGGAVLRVGEGRPGSMADKKGDVLDFVPHLAVESVASVQQLTGQETPGAHRYLSPESWVAELSAIWANAEAGPSRRWALAPGSLETLQAPSAAPLRHPSGPQVGRAWGNPGRGTKTRMMGSGEAQLPPSDPESSDEFTEIQLVRVSLCPKEGGQTSSSSPREPGDTANCACVGTRGNFLQIPTSLPTSAPGRLTSAMERQALGELASCSSKKRQSVIWGKGGSRPSYPGAAAAAVAAAAAAPAPLPPPPPPPPHPPPPPPATCASGGLPRATPRKKAIQEKKSLGGGSKFSLGRVFPIWGQRLKAAPLETATLPPIPGVPLFGRSKRYSLVPLEPKQPKHSGTAKRSMAKKTQESHPVAGDDNSPNRASVPTAQCPVHRPGTPCLCMHRGDFNSGDPNTRAPQRPASSQPLDLSQGGLTPRGPASGDQESAVHHPVLERQQQQPPGTQGCLQCVALQKEIEDLKEQLAVMQSLDDKFQVF
- the LOC120890747 gene encoding uncharacterized protein CXorf49-like isoform X2, which encodes MNPRLKDNAGTAITEESVPPYRGLLHHLAHEGDSLPWDARQCPVHRPGTPCLCMHRGDFNSGDPNTRAPQRPASSQPLDLSQGGLTPRGPASGDQESAVHHPVLERQQQQPPGTQGCLQCVALQKEIEDLKEQLAVMQSLDDKFQVF